From the Luteitalea sp. genome, the window AGCGAAGCGCTTCGCTGGCGAGCCCGCGCAGGCGTGGGGCACCGAGGAGGCAGGCGTTGGAGGATTCAGGCGCATGACGAACAGTCGTTCCCTGCTACGCTCGCGCGCAGCGCGCAATGGATCGGGCACCCTCGTGGCGGTGACGCCGGAGCGAGCTGGCTGGGACTACGTGCACTTCGCGGCACGCCGCATCGCGGCCGGCGACCGGTGGGCGGGACGGACGGGCGGAGATGAGGTCTGTCTCGTGCTGCTCCGCGGCGAGGCGGTCGTGACCTGCGCGTCCGCCCGATCGGGGGCAGTGCCCGCGAAGCCGGTGCGGCTCGGGCCGCGGCGCGACGTGTTCAGCGACTATCCGCACGCGCTCTACCTGCCGCGGGGCACGCGCTTCGAGGTGCGCGCGCGGCGCGCGACCGAGATCGCCGACTGCCGGTCGCCCACCGATCGCCGAAACGATGCGTTCGAGATCCGGCCACAGGATTGCGGGCTCGAGGTGCGCGGCGGCGGCAACGCCACGCGCCAGATCATCGACATCCTGCCGCCGTCGGCGCCGGCCGATCGCCTGCTGATCTGCGAGGTGTTGACCCCAGGCGGGAACTGGTCCAGCTATCCGCCGCACAAGCACGATCGGCATGCCCCGCCAATCGAGGCGGCCCTCGAAGAGACGTACTACTTCCGATTCGCGCAGCCGAACGGCTTCGGCTATCAACGCCTGTACAGCCCCGACGGCCGGCAGGACACGGTGCTGCGCGTGACCCACGGTGACCTCGTGCTCGTACCGGAGGGCTATCATCCGTTCGTTACAGCGCCGGGCTACGATGCCTATTACTTGAACGTGCTGGCCGGCAGCATCCGCTCGATGGCGGCGTTCGACGATCCGCGCTACGCGCACGTGCGTGCGAATTGGCCCCCGGCCGATCCGCGGGTGCCCATGGTCCCTCCGCCGGGTGTTCAGCCATGAAGACGCTCGCGACGCACGCACCAGGCGGAAGGAACCTGACCGTGCTGGGCGTCGACGCGCCAGCCCGGGGCCCTTCGGGACGACGTGGTGACGAAGCGCTTCGACAGCGGCGTTCGATCGCGAGACGGAGCGCGTGTCGGCCCGACAATGCCGTCGGAACGCTGAGGAAAGCGACAAGAGGGTCTTGACAATAGCGCCTCGGCGCGGCATGCTGCGACAGACCCTGTGAGGCGGTAGCGACGGCGCCATTGGCTTGGCTGCGGGCTGATGGCGCCATAAATAGCCGATGCAGCTAAGCGCTTAGTTGTAAGACGCTGCACGATCGGCAGCACGGGCGGAGGGGCCGCGCCCACGGCGCGGCAGGCGCATCCGCGCCGATCGGCGCCAGAGGAGGAACCGATGACCGCGACGGTCGGGAAGCACTGCGCACTACTCGTCGCGATGCTGCTGGGAGCCGCATCGCTCTCGTTCGCCCAGTCGGACGCCGGAGGCCTACGGGTCCTGGTCGTCGATGGGACCGGATCGGTCCTGCCGGGCGCCCTCGTCTCCGTGACGAGCGTGGCCACGAACGTGATGGACACCAACGTGTCCAACAGCGAAGGCTATGCGTTCTTCACCCCCATTCCACGCGGCACCTATGTCGTCGAAGTCTCGCTCGACGGCTTCCAGTCGGTGCGCGTGCGCGACGTCAGCGTCGACGTGCAGCAGGACCGCCTCGTTCGGGCCGCGCTCGAGGTCGCGCAGGTCAGCGAGACCCTCGAGGTCACCGCCCAGGCCGCCCCCGTGCAGTCCGAAGAGGGCTCGCTCGGACAGGTCATCCAGGGCACCGTCGCCGTGGAGCTCCCGCTCGCCGCGCGTCGTTACAGCGACCTTGCGCTGCTCGCGCCGGGCTCGAGCAACAGCACGCTCAACAGCGAGATCCGCGGCCCAGGTTGGTTCACGGTCAACGGCACCTCCCACACGCAGAACAATTTCGTCCTCGACGGGTTCGACAACAATCAGGGCACGACCAACATGCAATCGCTGTCGTCGCAGGTCGTGCAGCCGTCGCCCGACGCGATCGGTGAGTTCAAGGTCCAGACCAACAGCTTCTCGGCCGAGTTCGGCCGCTCCGCCGGCGCCGTCGTCAACGTCTCGCTGAAGTCCGGCACCAACGCGCGCCACGGATCCGGCTGGTACTACAACCGGTCCGACGCGCTGGCCGCCAACTCGTGGCGGGCCAATGCGCTCGATCAGGCGAAAGACGACCTCTCGTGGAACCAGTTCGGCGGCACCTTCGGCGGACCCATCATCGCGAACCGCGTGTTCTACTTCGGGCACTACGAAGGCTTCGATAGCGACAAGACGAACTTCTTCCTGACAGAGGTGCCCACGCTCGCGCAGCGCGACGGGAGCTTCCCGTTCGCCGTGCGCGATCCGGTGACGGGACAAGACTTCGCCGGCAACACGATTCCGCAGTCGCGCCTGGATCCGCTCGGCGCCAAGCTCGTGGACCTGTATCCGGAGCCCAACCTGCCGGGCCGCGTCGTGCCGGGCGGACGCACGGTCGAGAACTATGGCGTCTCGCGGCCGCAGACGGAGAGCACCCACAAGTTCGACATTCGCAACGACTACTACGTGTCGTCACAGGACCGCCTGTTCGTGCGCTACAGCTTCCTGCAGCAGGATATCTTCCGCGGGGCGATCTTCGCGCCGCCGGTCGACGACGGCGCCGAAGGACGCGGGTCGCAGTACAACCGGAACCAGAGCTTGGGGACGAGCTGGACCCGCACGATCGGCGCGACGACCGTGAACGAGCTGCGCTTCGGCTACAACCGGACGTACGCCGCGTTCGAGCACGAAACGGTCGGCGGGATGAGCGGCACCGAGTTCGGCTTCGAGGGCATTCCGCCGGAGATGGACGCGACCGGCGGGCTGCCGCGGATCGCGGTGACCAACTACGAATCGATGGGCACGGGCTCATGGCGTCCGCAGTATCAGCTGCCGCAGTCGTTCCAGATCCTCGACGTGGTGACGATGGCGCGCGGGTCCCACGCGCTGTCGGCAGGCGTCGAGTTCCGGCACAAGCAGAACGAGTTCGTCGACGTCCGGCGCCGCAATCCGGAGTACTCGTTCACCGGGTTCTTCACGGGTGACGGGATCGCCGACATGCTGCTCGGCTGGCCGCAGACGCTGCGGATGAACAACGTGATGACGGCGGTGCAGCGCCAGAACGCGCTGGCGGGCTTCCTCCAGGACGACTGGAAGGTGACGCCGAACTTCACGCTCAACCTGGGCGTGCGGTACGAGTACGCCACGCCGTACTGGGCCGACGAGCCGTACCCCAACATCAACATCGATGTCGAAACGGGCGAGCTCGTGCGGGCCACCGACGACAACCGGTATCTCGTCGATACCGACAGGAACAACATCGCGCCGCGCCTCGGCTTCGCGTATCAGGTGAAGCCGGAGCAGCTCGTCGTGCGCGGCGGCTACGGCCTGTTCTATGGCGGCGAGGAGTTCCGCGGATCGGGCGGCAACCTCGTGATGAACCCTCCCAACATGCTGTCGCCGGCCGTGACGCCCGTCGGCAACGAGCCGCCGCCGTACCTGGTCTCCGATCCCGTGCCGGCCCACCTGGCGACGTCATGGGACCCGGCGGACTCGGTGCGCACGAGCCTGCAGGTGCGCGATCCGGACCAGGACGCGGTCACGCTGCACCAGTGGAACGTCGCCGTGGAGCTGCGGCTGCCGATGGCGTCGACGATCGAGCTGGCGTACGTCGGCAACCGCGGGCGCAACCTCGCCGGCACGTGGCAATTGAACCAGGTGCCGTTCGGCGTGGATGGCAGCGTCCCAGAGAACCGGCCATATCCGATGTGGAGCGGCATCGAGTTCTACGACACGCGGGCGCGATCGCAGTACGACGGACTCCAGGCGAAGTTCGAGCACCGGTTCGCGAATGGCTGGTACAACCTGACGTCGTACTCGTACGGGCGCGCGTTCTCCGAGACCGGCGGCTTTGCGGCCAGCAACAGCCCACAGCTCTTGGGCGACTGGCGCGCGGAGTGGGCGCCCGACAGCCAGACGCCGCGGCACAGGCTATCGGTGGCCAACATCTACCAGCTCCCGGTCGGACGTGGACGCGCGATCGGCACGGACATGGGCCGCGTGTCGGACTTCCTGCTGGGCGGCTGGCAGATCTCGTCACTGGTCACATGGCAGACGGGCATTCCGGTCAACGTGACGCTCGCGTCGACCGGCATCGATCCCGCGACCGGCGAGCCGTACCGCTTCCTCGACCGCAACGGCGGCGGGCTGCGTCCGAACCTCGTGGGCGAGCCGAGCACCGGGATCGATCCGAAGGAGGATCGGTTCGCGTTCCTCAGCACGAGCGCGTACGAGGTGCAGACGCTCGACACGCCCGGTAACGCGCCGCGCAACTCGGCGTGGGGGCCGCGCTTCGCGAACGTCGACATCAGCCTGGTCAAGCGCTTCCGCCTGGACGATTCGCGGTACTTCGACTTTCGCGCCGAGGCGTTCAACGTGCTGAACTCGACGCGCTTCCGTAATCCGGGCGGCGGGTTCGGTGGCTCGAGCTTCGGGATCATCAACGATGCCTACGATCCGCGCGTGATTCAGATCGCGCTGCGGTTCGCCTTCTAAGCCTGGGATTAAGCAAGCACGCGCGTTCAGAGGAGGGCCACGATGAGACACACATTGCAGCGCCGCGAGTTCCTGGGGCTCGCGGCCGCAACGGCGGCGGCCGCCGCGGGCGTGCCGCTCGGCGCGGTCGGCGAGCAGGCCGCGCAACCGGACCCGTCCGGCGGTGCGGGCCAGAAGTTCCGGATCGGACACAACCTCACGACCTACATCTCGGGCGGCCGCGGAACGGACGGCTTCTGGCGGGGTGTCGAGGAGATCGCCAGCCTTGGCGTGCACGGCACCGAGGCGGACGACAATCCCTCGAAGCTCACGGCCACCTACGGCGATCGGTCCAGCGAGGTGAAGGCGCGTCTCGCGAAGCACGACATGGCGCTCGTCGCGCTCTATCACACGCTGCCGGTCTCCGACCCGGCGAAGTACCAGGAGAACCTGGACAGCGGGATGCGCGTCGGCAAGTTCCTGAAGGCCGTTGGCGGCGATCTGATCAATCTCGCGGGCGGCGAGCGGCCGCAGCCGGATCCCACGGCGGAGTTCGCAGCGTTCGCAAAGCTGGCAAACGAGCTGGGCAAACGGCTGCAGGAGGAGTACGGGCTACGCCTCGGGTACCACCCGCACCGTGGGCATCTCCTCGAGAACCGGGCGGACATCGACCGTGCGATGGAGATGACCAACCCAAAGTACTTCTCGCTCTGCCCCGATACGGGACACCTGCTCGCGGGCGGCGCCGATCCGCTCGACGTCTTCAAGACGTACCGCTCCCGCATCATCTACATGCACTACAAGGACTTTGACCCAGACCTCGTGACGCCGCGGACGGCCGAGACGGGGCGCAAGGGCGGCTTTGTCGAGCTGGGAAAGGGCGTGATCGATTTCTCCGCGATCACGGCGCTGCTGTTGGACACGTCGTACGACGGGTGGGTGATGATCGAGCTCGATCGCGCGCCCGCCGCGGAGATCGACGCGGTCAAGACCAACCTCGCGTACATGACGCAAACCCTCGGGCTGCGGATCGGGTAACGCGTGATGGCTCGTGTCGCCTCCTCTGTCGTGCTCCTCGCGACCGCGGCGTGCACGCTCGTCACCATCAGCGCCACGGCGCGGATGCAGCAGGAGCCCCAGCCGCCGCAGGCACCGCCGCAGGCCGTGCCCTCGCGAACGACGCTGCCGGCGGGAGCGGGGCGGGACCTCGTGCAGCGCATGTGCGGCACCGGCTGCCATGCGATCGAGATGGTGACCAACCATCGCTACTCCGCGCCGCAATGGGCGGAGATCGTCGACAGCATGGTCGTGCGCGGCGCCGTCGGAACGCCGGAAGAGATCGAGATCGTCACGAAGTACCTGGCGACGCATCTCGGCGGCACGGAGGCCGTTCCGCCGGCACCTGGAGCAGGACGGTCGGAGACGTCGGCCAGCGTTCCGGATTCGGGCACCGTGCCGTCGAGCGGCGCGACGGGGCCCGGGCGCGCCGTGGAGGTCGCGGCCTCCCACGGGCGCATTGCCGATGCCGGGTGGCCGGTGTACGGACACGACCCTGGAGGGCAGCGCTACTCGCCGCTGACACAGATCACCCCTGAGAACGTGGCGAAGCTGCGGCGCGTGTGGACGCTCACGTCCACGCCACCCGTCGTCGTGCCCTCCCCGGAAGCGACCTCCAGCGAAGGCGGCAGCCGCGGCGCGGGGGCCTCCTCGAATGGCGCGGCGGCATCCGGCGCGAATGGCGCGTCGCGCACCAAACGTCGCGGTCGCATGTCGCAGATCACGCCGCTCGTGATCAACGACGTGATGTATCTGACGACCGCCGCGAATCAGGCGCTGGCGCTAGAGCCGGAAACCGGCCGCACCATTTGGCAGTACGACATCCAGGACATGGGCGTGCCGGCGCTGCGCGGACTCGCCTACTGGCCTGGTGACGGCGAGGCACCGCCCACGATCTTCTTCGGCACGAGCGGCGGATTCCTGATCGGGCTCAACGCCCGCACGGGCCAGCCCGTGTCTGGGTTCGGTCAGGACGGCATCGTGAGCCTGCGTGACGGGATGGTCGATCGGTTCCCGGACGCGAACTACGGCCTGTCGTCGCCACCCGTCGTCTACAAGCACCTCGTGATCACGGGATCGCGCGTGCAGGAGCAGCCGAGCCATGGGCCGGCAGGCGACGTCCGTGCGTGGGACGCGCGCACCGGCGAGCTGGTGTGGACGTTCCGGACGATACCGCGGCCAGGCGAGCTCGGTCACGACACCTGGGAAGAGCCGGACAGTTGGAAGGACCGATCGGGCGCCAACGTCTGGGGCCTGATGACGGTCGACGTCGAGCACGGCCTCCTCTTCCTGCCGATCGGCTCGGTCACCTACGATTACTACGGCGGAGATCGGAAGGGCGCGAACCTGTTTGGCAGCACGCTGGTCGCCCTGGACGCGCCGACCGGTCGCCGCAAGTGGCACTTCCAGACCACGCACCACGACATCTGGGACTACGACCTCGAGGCGGCGCCCACCCTCATGGACGTCACGCGCAACGGCCAACGGATTCCCGCGGTGGCGCAGATGACGAAGCAGGGGCTGCTCTTCATCCTCAATCGCCTGACCGGCGAGCCGATCCACGGCGTGGAGGAACGTCGGATGCCGCAGGATGGGTTTGTGCCCAGCGAGCATCCGTGGCCGACGCAGCCGTTCCCTGTGAAGCCCGTGCCGCTGGCGCGCAACGGCTTCGATCCGTCCGAGCTCGCCAACATCAACCCCGCCCATCGACAATTGTGCGAAGCGCTGCTGAAGAAGGACGGCGGGCTACGCACGGGCGGCCCGTATCTACCGTTTGGATACGAGCCGAGCCTGCTCTTTCCCGGCACGCTCGGCGGCGGCAACTGGCACGGGACGTCGTTCAACCCGGAGCTGAGATACCTGTTCGTCAACACGCAGAACGTCGGCGAGGTCTACCAGATCGTCGACACGCCGGAGCAGGGACCGATGGCGCAGCGGTGGAAGTTCTGGGACGGCGACAAGTATTGGCCCTGCCAGCAGCCGCCGTGGGGCGAGCTGATGGCGGTCGACGTCGATACCGGTGAGGTTGGGTGGCGCGTGCCGCTCGGGCAGTTCGAGGCGCTGGAGAAGCTCGGGATCACGGACGCCGGCACGCCGAACATGGGCGGCTCCATCGCGACCGCCGGCGGTCTCGTCTTCATCGGCGCCACGCTCGACAACAAGTTCCGTGCGTTCGACGCTCGGACCGGCCGTGAGGTGTGGTCGACGGACGTCGGCGCCGCAGCGCATTCGGTTCCGATCACCTATCAGGGCCGCGACGGCCGGCAATACGTCGCGGTGATGGTGAGCGGCGGCGGCTTCCTCGGCGATCCGACCATCCCCGCGACGCTGAACGTGTACGCGCTGCCGTAGCGCGGCGGTTGGTGCGTGCGGTGTGGACGTGACGGCACACGCGCGGAGCTCATGGATGCGGCACAGCAGCTTCGAATCGGCGACGACGCGCGCAGTCGGCGGGGTGCTCCTGGCGGCGCTGTCGGTCGCTGCGTGCGCGGCGGGCGCCGTGACGGTTGCGGGGCAGGAGCGCGACGAGCTCGCGCCAGCCGATCTCGACACGTTCGAGCCGTCGATCAAGCAGCGGATCGTCGAGGCGCTCGAGCGCGCCGCCGGTGAACCGACCGGCGAGACGATCGGCGAGCTGGGGCTGCTGCTCCACGCCTACGATCGGTTCGATCGCGCAGCCGCCTGCTATGCGCGCGCTCGCCAGCTGGCGCCGCGTGCGTTCGAATGGCCGTACTACCAAGGCGTCGCCCTCGCCATGGCGGGCGACATCGATCGCGCTGCGGCAGCCCTGGAAGAGGCCCTGCAGTTGAGCCCGGCCGACGTGCCTGCACGGCTTCGACTCGCCGATCTGCAACTGGAGCAGGGGCGACTCGACGCGAGCGCGCGTTCGTATCGCGGCGTCCTGCGGGATCGTCCGGGGTCGGCCGTGGCCCACTATGGGCTCGCGCGGGCTCTGGCGGCGCGAGGCGGGCGTGAGGCCGTTCCTCCCGACGCGCTGCGGCACTACGAGCGCGCGGCGGCGCTCGCACCGGCATTCGGCGCGGCGCACTACGCGCTGGCGCTCGCGTATCGTAGGCTCGGCGATCGCTCGCGTGCCGAGGCGTCGCTCGCGCGTTATCACGAGACGCGCGGACAGCCGGCACCGCTCGACGATCCGCTGGTGGCGCGCGTGGCAACGCTGCGGTCGGGGCCGTATGAGGATCTGGCGCGTGGCCGCTGGCTCCGTGATCAGGGACGGCACCGCGAAGCGGTCGAGGCCCTCGCACGCGCCGCGCGCACGAGCCCGACGCTGGTGCAGGCGCACGTCAACCTCATTGCTGCGTACGCGGCCGTCGGAGCGGCCGACGAAGCCGAGGCGGCGTATCGGGCCGCGACAGCGCTGAATCCCGATCTCCCGGAAGCCCACTACAACCTCGGCGTGCTCCGGCTCTCGCAGAGCCGCGAGGACGAGGCGATCGCGGCGTTCGAGCGGGCGGTCGCCAGCAACGCCTCGCACGCCGGCGCGCACAACAACCTCGGCTTCGTGCTGGCGCAGCGCGGCCGCGCGGGCGAGGCCGCCGATCACTTTCGCGCGGCGCTCGCTGCGAATCCGGCGCATCGCGACGCGCACTTCAATCTCGCCCGGCTGCTGCTCGCCGAGCGGAACAACGGCGAAGCGCTGGCACACTTCGCAGAGGCCGCCGAGATCGAGGACGAGAAGACGTCGCAGTACCTGTACTACCTCGCCGACGCCTGCGCGCGCAGCGGTCGCATGGCCGACGCCGAGCGACACGCGCTGGCTGCACGCACACGAGCAGTGGCGCACGGCCAGGCCAGCCTCGTCGAGCGCATAGACAATGACCTGCGACGGCTGCGCGAGAGGAGCGGAGCGCGGCAGTGAGGGTCCCTCTGACGAGCCGCGCCGTCGCCGATCCTGTGCGGTGCGCCCGCTGGTGCTCGATGGCCGGCGTCATTGCGCTGCCGGCCATCGTCGTGGCCGCGTCGGTCGGCGTCGCCGGGCCGCTGGCCATGCCGTCTGCGCACGCGGAACGCGTGCCCGTCACGCCCCGCTTTCGCGAGGCCGCCGCGGACGTGGGGCTGAGGTTCGTGCACGAGTCGGGCGCCGCCGGCGCCTTCCGTCTGCCGGAGATCATGGGCTCCGGCTGTGCGCTCCTGGACTATGACGGTGACGGTGACCTCGACGTCTACCTGTTGCAGGGATCGCCGGATGCGCAATCGCGATCGTCGTTGTTCCGCAACGAGCTGGTGGAGCGCGGGCGACTCCGCTTCACGGACGTGACGGATCGATCGGGCCTCGGGCAGCGCGCCTGGAGCATGGGGGTGGCCGCTGGCGACTACGACAACGACGGCGATCCCGACCTCTACGTGACCGCCTTCGGAGCGAATGTGCTGTATCGCAACGACGGCAGAGGCCGGTTCACTGACGTCACCGCCGAGGCGGGCGTGGACGATCAGCGCTGGAACGCGAGCGCGGCGTTCGTCGATTACGATGCGGACGGGGATCTCGATCTCTTCAGCACCGCGTACGTCGACTTCACCGAGAAAGGCAACAAGCCCTGTTACGACCCCGCCGGTCCGCGCGACTACTGCCTGCCCGCGGAGTTCCATCCGCTGCCGGCGCGCCTCTTCCGCAACGACGGCGCAGGGCGCTTCACCGACGTGACGGCGCCGAGCGGGGTCGGCTCGGCCGCCGGCGCTGGGCTCGGTGTTGTCGCGACCGACGTCAACGGCGACCACCTGCTGGATCTCTACGTGGCGAACGACGGCACACCCAACCACCTCTGGGTCAACCAGGGTGACGGCACGTTCACCGAGGATGCGCTGCTGTCCGGCGCGGCGTACGACGGGAGCGGCCGCGCCAAGGCGGACATGGGCGTCGCGGCCGCGGATGTCGAT encodes:
- the iolB gene encoding 5-deoxy-glucuronate isomerase; translated protein: MTNSRSLLRSRAARNGSGTLVAVTPERAGWDYVHFAARRIAAGDRWAGRTGGDEVCLVLLRGEAVVTCASARSGAVPAKPVRLGPRRDVFSDYPHALYLPRGTRFEVRARRATEIADCRSPTDRRNDAFEIRPQDCGLEVRGGGNATRQIIDILPPSAPADRLLICEVLTPGGNWSSYPPHKHDRHAPPIEAALEETYYFRFAQPNGFGYQRLYSPDGRQDTVLRVTHGDLVLVPEGYHPFVTAPGYDAYYLNVLAGSIRSMAAFDDPRYAHVRANWPPADPRVPMVPPPGVQP
- a CDS encoding TIM barrel protein; the encoded protein is MRHTLQRREFLGLAAATAAAAAGVPLGAVGEQAAQPDPSGGAGQKFRIGHNLTTYISGGRGTDGFWRGVEEIASLGVHGTEADDNPSKLTATYGDRSSEVKARLAKHDMALVALYHTLPVSDPAKYQENLDSGMRVGKFLKAVGGDLINLAGGERPQPDPTAEFAAFAKLANELGKRLQEEYGLRLGYHPHRGHLLENRADIDRAMEMTNPKYFSLCPDTGHLLAGGADPLDVFKTYRSRIIYMHYKDFDPDLVTPRTAETGRKGGFVELGKGVIDFSAITALLLDTSYDGWVMIELDRAPAAEIDAVKTNLAYMTQTLGLRIG
- a CDS encoding PQQ-binding-like beta-propeller repeat protein, with protein sequence MARVASSVVLLATAACTLVTISATARMQQEPQPPQAPPQAVPSRTTLPAGAGRDLVQRMCGTGCHAIEMVTNHRYSAPQWAEIVDSMVVRGAVGTPEEIEIVTKYLATHLGGTEAVPPAPGAGRSETSASVPDSGTVPSSGATGPGRAVEVAASHGRIADAGWPVYGHDPGGQRYSPLTQITPENVAKLRRVWTLTSTPPVVVPSPEATSSEGGSRGAGASSNGAAASGANGASRTKRRGRMSQITPLVINDVMYLTTAANQALALEPETGRTIWQYDIQDMGVPALRGLAYWPGDGEAPPTIFFGTSGGFLIGLNARTGQPVSGFGQDGIVSLRDGMVDRFPDANYGLSSPPVVYKHLVITGSRVQEQPSHGPAGDVRAWDARTGELVWTFRTIPRPGELGHDTWEEPDSWKDRSGANVWGLMTVDVEHGLLFLPIGSVTYDYYGGDRKGANLFGSTLVALDAPTGRRKWHFQTTHHDIWDYDLEAAPTLMDVTRNGQRIPAVAQMTKQGLLFILNRLTGEPIHGVEERRMPQDGFVPSEHPWPTQPFPVKPVPLARNGFDPSELANINPAHRQLCEALLKKDGGLRTGGPYLPFGYEPSLLFPGTLGGGNWHGTSFNPELRYLFVNTQNVGEVYQIVDTPEQGPMAQRWKFWDGDKYWPCQQPPWGELMAVDVDTGEVGWRVPLGQFEALEKLGITDAGTPNMGGSIATAGGLVFIGATLDNKFRAFDARTGREVWSTDVGAAAHSVPITYQGRDGRQYVAVMVSGGGFLGDPTIPATLNVYALP
- a CDS encoding tetratricopeptide repeat protein: MRHSSFESATTRAVGGVLLAALSVAACAAGAVTVAGQERDELAPADLDTFEPSIKQRIVEALERAAGEPTGETIGELGLLLHAYDRFDRAAACYARARQLAPRAFEWPYYQGVALAMAGDIDRAAAALEEALQLSPADVPARLRLADLQLEQGRLDASARSYRGVLRDRPGSAVAHYGLARALAARGGREAVPPDALRHYERAAALAPAFGAAHYALALAYRRLGDRSRAEASLARYHETRGQPAPLDDPLVARVATLRSGPYEDLARGRWLRDQGRHREAVEALARAARTSPTLVQAHVNLIAAYAAVGAADEAEAAYRAATALNPDLPEAHYNLGVLRLSQSREDEAIAAFERAVASNASHAGAHNNLGFVLAQRGRAGEAADHFRAALAANPAHRDAHFNLARLLLAERNNGEALAHFAEAAEIEDEKTSQYLYYLADACARSGRMADAERHALAARTRAVAHGQASLVERIDNDLRRLRERSGARQ